In the Ptychodera flava strain L36383 unplaced genomic scaffold, AS_Pfla_20210202 Scaffold_29__1_contigs__length_4469600_pilon, whole genome shotgun sequence genome, one interval contains:
- the LOC139127125 gene encoding zinc finger protein 862-like has translation MRATAYVFKPLGPVSHPQKTDCFLQPSASGNSLFLGGDSQSLGVHTFASQAESSKNDMKAAVATAYERVEDAVVAQMRSVYYMAKENIANRKLHGLVELQILNGCEPLKKLKRSEDSGSRAMYTHHECVDNFQAAIESVIDDAIIGNIKTSPLKMYSLMIDESTDVSVTSTLMIYIRYVDSVGHIKSNFLSVEKLSGCDAESIYDAVVSTVNSKGLDLNNLVALATDGATVMTGTKSGVATRFKKSVNPFMLSNHCLAHRLALASGNAADSVKYLVKYQEIVNSIFKYFHFSPKNLRNLKSIQVVLEEESARTLKQAFHTRWLSFYRCVAALIACIDSLLTCFASQPNDIRATGFLKQIGSYKFLATTYFLKDALQILSKLCESLQKANLIYATVHRKLTAYIEALKGLKSGYGSAFSEFMTKVPNQNFSLMT, from the exons atgagggcaacagcatacgtctttaaacccctcgggcctgtgagtcacccccaaaaaacagactgtttcctgCAGCCTTccgcctcgggaaacagtctgtttttagggggtgactcacagtcccttggAGTACacac ATTTGCCAGTCAAGCAGAATCGTCCAAAAACGACATGAAAGCAGCTGTAGCAACGGCGTACGAGCGTGTTGAAGACGCAGTAGTGGCCCAAATGCGGAGTGTGTACTATATGGCCAAGGAGAACATTGCCAATAGAAAACTGCATGGCCTTGTTGAGCTTCAAATACTGAAC GGTTGTGAACCGTTAAAGAAATTGAAGAGGAGTGAGGATTCCGGATCCAGAGCAATGTACACCCACCATGAATGTGTTGACAACTTTCAGGCTGCTATTGAATCAGTCATTGATGATGCCATTATAGGCAATATAAAGACATCACCTCTAAAAATGTATTCCTTGATGATAGATGAAAGCACAGATGTGTCTGTAACTTCGACTTTAATGATTTACATCAGATACGTGGACTCAGTTGGACATATTAAATCCAATTTTCTTTCAGTTGAAAAACTATCAGGCTGTGATGCTGAATCCATTTATGACGCTGTTGTTTCCACTGTTAACTCTAAGGGACTTGATTTGAACAATCTTGTTGCTTTAGCTACTGATGGGGCTACTGTAATGACAGGCACAAAGTCTGGTGTCGCAACTCGTTTTAAGAAATCTGTTAATCCATTCATGCTGAGTAACCATTGTCTGGCTCATAGACTTGCATTAGCCAGTGGGAATGCAGCTGACTCTGTTAAGTACTTGGTTAAATACCAAGAAATtgtaaattcaattttcaaatacttTCACTTTTCTCCAAAAAACTTGAGAAATCTAAAGAGTATTCAGGTTGTGTTAGAGGAAGAGTCTGCCAGAACTCTAAAACAGGCCTTTCATACCAGGTGGCTGTCATTTTACAGATGTGTAGCTGCATTGATTGCATGCATTGATAGCCTGCTTACATGTTTTGCCAGTCAACCAAATGATATCAGAGCTACAGGATTTCTGAAACAAATTGGCAGTTACAAATTTCTTGCCACAACATATTTCTTGAAAGATGCCCTACAGATCCTTAGTAAATTGTGTGAGAGTCTCCAAAAAGCAAATCTGATCTATGCAACTGTTCATCGTAAACTGACAGCCTACATTGAAGCACTGAAGGGACTCAAGTCAGGGTATGGAAGTGCCTTTAGTGAGTTCATGACCAAAGTACCCAATCAAAATTTCTCTCTCATGACATAA
- the LOC139127188 gene encoding uncharacterized protein has product MAAGLPTTVQDDSHIAAMIERHFEDHKDYCVVTGSSKSLAAKILNNLINNIEAFQQAKKLKEDLTESEAVTESLAKFASIFKEEGAETQDFNKQGDEVKPAAEDKVSEERTVIQVKMTNAGNKQTSHTTVMQSEILDTDDSRHRDNASLSSVIPVTEGMEFDESLTMQSEVLVTKGVESKESTAMHTGISITETMDIATTTVPAVKHRLSVTSDIETEEIKAVPAGISATEVKKITGTTAETKDSKESTAAVILGCQVKKIWRLQKVQCSLGYQPKMTGGL; this is encoded by the exons ATGGCAGCTGGTCTACCAACAACAGTCCAGGATGATTCACACATTGCTGCTATGATTGAAAGACACTTTGAAGATCACAAGGATTACTGTGTTGTTACAGGGTCATCCAAAAGTTTAGCAGCCAAGATCTTAAATAACCTGATCAATAACATTGAAGCTTTCCAGCAAGCAAAGAAACTGAAAGAAGACTTAACAGAAAGTGAAGCTGTGacagaaagtttggcaaaaTTTGCTTCTATATTCAAAGAGGAAGGTGCTGAAACACAAGATTTTAACAAACAAG GAGATGAAGTGAAGCCAGCTGCAGAGGACAAAGTTAGTGAAGAAAGGACAGTAATCCAGGTAAAGATGACGAATGCAGGAAATAAACAGACTTCACACACCACAGTCATGCAATCTGAGATACTGGATACTGATGACAGCCGGCACAGAGACAATGCATCACTGTCATCTGTGATACCAGTCACTGAAGGTATGGAGTTTGATGAATCTTTAACAATGCAATCTGAAGTGTTAGTTACAAAAGGTGTTGAATCTAAAGAAAGCACAGCAATGCACACTGGGATATCAATTACAGAAACTATGGACATAGCAACAACCACTGTGCCAGCAGTTAAACATAGGCTGTCAGTTACATCAGATATAGAGACTGAAGAAATCAAAGCAGTGCCTGCTGGGATCTCAGCCACAGAAGTTAAGAAGATTACAGGTACAACAGCAGAGACTAAAGACTCTAAAGAAAGCACAGCTGCAGTCATCCTGGGATGCCAAGTAAAGAAGATATGGAGACTACAGAAAGTACAGTGCAGTCTAGGATATCAGCCAAAGATGACAGGGGGACTATAA